A part of Crassostrea angulata isolate pt1a10 chromosome 5, ASM2561291v2, whole genome shotgun sequence genomic DNA contains:
- the LOC128184087 gene encoding xaa-Pro aminopeptidase 1-like encodes MNVFRFLCVLIFGLVHSYGAVIQNYDVEEIKERHRRSVSTDRRSVIRNISPEDRPSCPPGQSSPPNRINSTERLRNLRNEMRIIGIDAYIIPSEDAHQSEYTSPYDQRRKFICGLSGSAGYAIVTMTKAALWTDGRYFLQAEAEMDCNWILMRKGEKDVPSSTEWLTSVLEVKENATVGSYPFFLGSNSWTLYEEELSKNNIKMIKTNEDLVGKIWTTGRPPFPNSPINALPYKFSGRHWHEKIADMHVAMKERNADAMVVNGLDETAWLLNLRASDIPFTPVFFSYVIVDRRKNQTILYIKNHNIKLTSNPTDEATTQKLYEYLNTGTDGSCSGKPGYCVEVREYDPLPVTSKVSSVVEYSERVWISPICSYAFYSLIPKEKLLQENTPISIQKARKNPIERQGMIQSHVRDAVALISFISRLEKEVKAGIRWTELSAADELSKYRGKQKYNRGLSFESISSSGPHGAVIHYSPSNVTDKEITTDEVYLLDSGGQYLDGTTDTTRTFHFGTPTDFQKECYTRMLMGNIDLANVKFMKTSFGPYGRELDILARRHLWNSGLDYRHGTGHGVGMYLGVHEGPAGIGMNRKQPFNDYPIEEGQFFSDEPGYYEDGSFGVRVENVMEVKKVNLKYKFRDSVFLGFETITLVPVEPNLIKYEMLSGDQIDWLNTYHKKVQDTIGPLLINTNREAYDWMELRTRTITRAVSSGPRTFVSLLITFFSFTLYFVL; translated from the exons AGCTCTCCTCCGAACAGAATAAATTCTACCGAAAGACTGAGAAATTTGAGGAACGAAATGAGAATTATAGGAATCGATGCTTATATTATTCCGTCAGAAGATGCTCATCAG AGTGAGTATACATCTCCATACGACCAGAGAAGGAAATTCATTTGTGGATTATCAGGATCTGCGG gTTACGCAATTGTTACAATGACTAAGGCCGCTCTGTGGACTGACGGTCGTTACTTCCTGCAAGCGGAAGCGGAAATGGACTGTAACTGGATTTTAATGAGAAAAG gTGAAAAAGATGTGCCGTCGTCCACAGAGTGGTTGACATCCGTTCTTGAGGTAAAAGAAAACGCCACGGTTGGATCTTACCCCTTTTTCCTGGGCAGTA ACAGTTGGACATTGTACGAAGAGGAACTCTCtaaaaacaacattaaaatGATCAAGACCAATGAGGACCTGGTAGGGAAAATCTGGACAACTGGGCGTCCACCTTTTCCAAATTCTCCAATCAACGCATTACCTTACAAATTTTCAG GAAGACACTGGCATGAGAAAATTGCCGATATGCACGTTGCGATGAAAGAAAGAAACGCTGACGCAATGGTTGTCAATGGGCTGGACGAAACTGCTT GGTTACTTAACCTTCGAGCATCAGATATTCCATTCACTCCTGTTTTCTTTTCCTATGTTATTGTCGATCGTAGGAAGAACCAGACAAT attgtacataaaaaatcaCAACATCAAGCTAACTTCTAATCCCACTGACGAGGCAACGACTCAGAAACTGTACGAGTACCTAAATACCGGAACAGATGGTTCTTGTTCCGGTAAACCCGGATATTGTGTTGAG GTTAGAGAATATGACCCTCTACCAGTGACAAGCAAAGTGAGCTCCGTTGTCGAGTACAGTGAGAGAGTGTGGATCTCGCCGATTTGTAGTTATGCGTTCTACTCTCTTATCCCAAAA GAGAAGTTACTTCAGGAAAACACACCAATAAGTATACAAAAGGCACGAAAAAATCCCATCGAGAGACAAGGAATGATTCAATCGCAC GTGCGAGATGCTGTTGCCTTGATATCATTCATCTCAAGATTGGAGAAAGAG GTTAAAGCAGGTATACGTTGGACAGAACTTTCAGCAGCGGACGAATTAAGTAAATACAGAGG AAAACAGAAGTACAATCGCGGACTGAGTTTTGAATCAATATCATCAAGTGGTCCCCACGGGGCGGTTATACATTACTCACCGTCAAACGTGACAGACAAGGAAATAACAACGGACGAGGTGTATCTACTGGACTCCGGGGGACAGTATTT AGATGGAACAACAGATACGACAAGGACATTTCATTTTGGAACTCCCACAGATTTCCAGAAA GAATGCTACACTCGCATGTTGATGGGAAATATTGATCTTGCAAATGTGAAATTTATGAAGACAAGTTTTGGTCCCTatg GTCGTGAACTCGATATCTTGGCCCGTCGACATCTGTGGAACTCTGGACTAGATTACAGACACGGTACCGGACATGGAGTAGGGATGTACCTTGGTGTCCATGAAG GTCCAGCTGGAATTGGAATGAATAGGAAACAACCATTCAATGATTATCCAATAGAGGAAGGGCAGTTCTTTTCCGATG AACCTGGATACTATGAAGATGGATCATTTGGAGTAAGAGTGGAAAACGTTATGGAAGTTAAAAAAGTCAATCTTAAG tatAAGTTCCGAGACTCAGTATTTCTTGGATTTGAAACAATTACATTGGTGCCAGTTGAACCAAATCTCATCAAATACGAAATGCTTTCTGGAGACCAG ATTGATTGGCTAAACACATACCACAAAAAGGTACAGGATACAATCGGTCCATTGCTTATCAACACGAACAGAGAGGCCTATGATTGGATGGAGCTACGGACAAGAACGATAACTCGTGCTGTTAGTTCAGGACCCAGAACATTTGTTTCTCtgttgataacattttttagttttaccctttattttgtgctttaa